Within Massilia endophytica, the genomic segment CCGTGTGGCTGGTGAGCTCAGTCGCGGACTGAGTCGCAAGAAAACACCGGGGGCAGCCGGGCGGAGCCCCGCTGCCCCCAAGTTTTTTAGCTCAGGGCCGACTTCTTGCTGCTGGTCTGGCGCTTCTTGGCGCGCTTGATGGTGCCGCCGGTGGTGACGCGCTCGTTCCCCTTCAGCATGACCTTGCTGATGGTCGGCTTCTTGGTGCCGCTGGCGCTTGGCTTGACGATGGTGACCATGCGCATGCCCTTGCCAGCCTTCCCGCTGCGCGCCTTCTCGGCTTCCTTCTTCGGACGGTAGAGCACCAGCAGCTTGCCGATGTGCTGCACAGGGGCGGCATCCAGCTCGGCGCAGATGGT encodes:
- the yhbY gene encoding ribosome assembly RNA-binding protein YhbY, producing MLNLTPAERSVLRAEAHGLKPIVMIGEAGLTPAVMKEIELGLDSHGLIKVRVFGDDREARIEMYETICAELDAAPVQHIGKLLVLYRPKKEAEKARSGKAGKGMRMVTIVKPSASGTKKPTISKVMLKGNERVTTGGTIKRAKKRQTSSKKSALS